GGAAGGAGGTGAAGGACCCAGACCAGCTGTACAGCACACTGAAGACCATCCTGCAGCATGTGAAGGTGAGAGAAGCCTCCGGCGCTTAAAAGCTCGGCTCTCGGTGACCAATGCACTCTTTGCCACCTTAGAGTCACCAAAACGCTTGGCCCTTCATGGAACCCGTGAAGAAAACCGAGGCGCCAGGCTACTACCAAGTCATCCGCTTCCCCATGGGTAAGTCTGCATGCCTCATGGAGTTGGCCCTCGTTCAACAacaggattccttacttataatgAAAGAATGAggatagaaaacccgtttaccaccttctgaatacactttttaacattattagagccctctaggcatgaaataacacccctatagtcacctttacgggCGCCACAAACAATCGCGATAGGCCAAACTCATCGGCAACGCACAGCAAAGCATGCACACGGGAGAGGCGACAAcagctgtgaccagctacagcgacgcgttcacatccagagccaATTGTACGAATCTCCCAaggctctgattggctgtcaggtGTGGAGGGAAattgggggtatcaaagtagttcagaggaggaaaagcggccggtgttgatcgtTGTACTCTTGCTCATACCGGATCCTGCTAGTATTGACGATAAACTTccataaatgtccgtgtaaatgaatgtaaacgtACCCCATgtgtttactctggcgccaacgACTTCCCatgccgctacttttttctttctctatattcttttttttagaaatgtcaaataactcagagaaatctgacacggcaagtattattttttcctccatgttgtcCTGCGAGAGCATGGCGATCGGTCCTCGTCTGAACTGAACATGTTTCAACTTTCTGAGATCGTGTGTGAGAAATTTTGCTTGTCTGGACGGTGACCGGTAATCTGCGTGACGCAcgttccactgaaaatgaatggactggAGGCGACGTCGCCTCCCATGTGTGGGCACCCATTACGctcctattacacaatacagtagacataataagacataaggGGTGTCCAGCGAGGGCCTCGtagtgaaaaacgaaaggatgcaactttgccactttgatattttgtaaagcaacacatgtagccatgctaacatatatatatttcatctcagctttgtcatataggtgaaaattaatatcaaatgtctttttttcccaaatatttaaactttctaaaTAATGTTTGgaaatttatttttgaaatattatgactttattgccatattataatttattccgcaatataatgttttaaaaattacaactttttttgtttaatttttctcATATCAAggctttaaaatatatatatttttatatgctactaaaatgacttttcctcataatattacaagcttattctcataaaattgtgatctTTTCTcgtttattttgactttattctaaaattaGACGTTtcttcccatttctgctgtttttaattgtccaactaattctgcttttttcttgtaaatgttgtatttatgactttgccatcatattttgaatttgttCTGGTAACAAGTTTTTCcgcaacgtaattttccaaaaattacaactttgtttttttttgtttttcataaaattatgaccataatttttttttatatttaaattttatgccactaaaattacgttttttttcctcatgatattataatacaacctttattttcataaaatgacgaccttttctcgttacattattttaatttactgTATCTTTACTTTATctgtactttattcttgtaaaattactgctgatttttgccATTGGTGTTgtctgttttgggttttttttacatttcttcctAAATTCTATGTTTAGAATATGTGCTGTGAGACACACGTTGGACACACCTGGTatcattgggagagttccttgttggtgttttttaacttcctgtggtggctattgtgtcatcaatgtagcattcctgacacctagtgaccagtgtagagtacgaCATATTGcaaggtcttctgaatgccttatatttgtattttacttcaattggacatttttatgcaatgtgcaaaatatgtcaaacttgcttaaatatgcatatgaacTAATTAGAGGCCATATTGgaccacgaaacagcgtgatttatgaATATATGTTTGAAGACCTGTGATAGAGATCTGACCTCTAGCTGAAGCTTGAAGTATTGCTGCGTTGTGTCCGCGCAGACTTGAAGACGATGAGCGAGCGTCTGAAGAGCAGGTACTATACCACGCGCAAGCTGTTCATGGCCGACATGCAGCGCATCTTCACCAACTGTCGCGAGTACAATCCCCCGGAGAGCGAGTACTACAAGTGCGCCAACCTACTGGAGAAGTTCTTCTACACTAAGATCAAAGAAGCGGGCCTGATGGAGAAGTAACGGCGCCAAAGCAGCCAGACGAgcgtgaatgaatgaatgaggagTTCATCCTGCCAAACCAGGAAGACGAGCTTGAGATTTGTACATTGGGGTCATTTGAAAGAACGTCTACACcccactacagtatatatttggaATATGTATAGAACTTATTTTTCTTTCGGCGCTGATGTTGAATTGGCTTAGAGCAGTGTGACTATCAAAAAGCACTTTCGTTTCTTTTCTCTCCAGTTTGCCTGCTGTCCACTTAGGACTTCAATGTTTATTTATGTGCTCTAATTCTTTCAAGTCTTAATTTATTCCTTCCTACGTTCGTCCTGCAGATAGAGATTGACAACTTTATACTTTGAGATTGTGCAATACTGTGTGCTTTTTTTCGGTTTtgtaaagaaaagaagaaaaaaacattttgtatgaGACGCCTGGACTTTGATGCTCTTTGTACATTGGTTCTAACGACGCAGGAGTAGTCGCTTTTATAGACGGAATAAAAACAACTCATTACTTCTTTCTACGTggtgtgaaaattgtaaaaatttaTTTACGGCTCATAGGCTTCCGTCATATTCATGACTGAGCCATCACGATGGTAACGAGGAGACGTGTAAAAATACATAGTACGAAAAAACCTGGGGGGCAGGGGGGTGAAATCAGCGACATCCAACAAAGGACTTGTACTTCTCAAACTTCAGTGACGTCCTCGACATCCTGCGTTCCTTCTTCTGCTTGAAAACCGGCGAGCTGAGGAACTGCGTGTCTGTGAATTTGTCTCCCCGGCGAAGTTTCCTGTCGGGAAGACAATACATACATCCATCGGACgatataataacaatacaaaaatccctcatttattgcggttaatcgaTTCAAATATTAAACTAAAAACATTTCAGATCACgcttttgaatgcatcttaggaataccttgtatttgtattttacctcatttcgacattttaatgcttgaaatacttaaaaaaagaaagaaataataggccatattcaatcacaaaacagcaatgattaacattttgaaaaagtgttaGAGTGAAGCCAGCAAATTTGAAGcgcgaagtggcaagggacaaaggtcataaatataaaatgtttaaaaattaaatccaaaattatttttttttctttctttgaatgcgcatttagccatttttatgcttgaaaagacttcatttaggaaaacccccccacaaaattcatttaatatttatttttttaataataggccatattcaatcacgaaacagcatTTCTTAGTGAGTGAAGCTGCCAAATTCACAGCtggaagtggcaagggacaactaataaaatacatcatttaaaacaatattaacaatactaataaaaaaataatcttatccAATCTgtgaatgcattttctgaatgtattttacttcatttagacattgtttttatttgaaaatgctttatttaggaaaaaaatatgctgtttttctgtattcaatcacaaaacagcgatgaggatttataaaatattataattaaataaatgcatttatttaattataataaaatacatcattatatatatacagtatatatatatatatttttttttaaagggtaaaaaaaaaaaaaaaaaaaaaaagtataaactAATATGGCGGAAGTCCATAACCAAATTTGGGGTCGTAATAAGTGGAAAAACTTCCTTATCTCGCAAAAAAattgtctcttctttttttcttttacccaTCAAAATGACCCCCCCCCTTGTAAAATCCAAAAAACAAGAGCAGCCATTGGGTGACAACGTACGCGTGCAAGGAGGGCTCCTTGTAGTCCACCACCATGGTGCGGCGCCGCTTGCGTGCCGGGACGGGGGTGGAGCATCGCACGTTGCCGTAAGCTGAGGAGGATATATTGGTCACGTCACACAGACTCAAGCCCCGCCCTGCTGTCCTTACACCGAGCACACCTGGAGAGGCggtgaggaagaagaagaaaagtgcAACAGTGACTGGCAGGGAAGGAAAAGCGTTGAGTGAAGAGAGCGTAAGGGGCGGCTAATGCTAAGCTAACAAGTCAAATGTTTTACGTTTCTTGGCTCGCTGGGGCGTCTGCGTGGGAAGAGGCGGCGGCGACGGCAGCGTAGCGTCACAGGGGGAGTCTCCAAAGTTGGACAGAACGTTGTCGATCCTCATGTGGGCCTCGCGCAGAGGACTGACGGCAGGGAAGGTCACCTCGTCAACTTCCTGTCTGAGAGGTTCTGAAAAGAACGAGAAAGGAATCAGAAGTATGTTTCCCTCCCAAATAGAATATTTCAAAGCAAACACAGACTCACCTTCGAGTAAAAACTCAGCAGGTGTCGTCAGGCGGCCATCCTTCTTGGATGGACGACCGCTCCGAGTGGCGATGGTCTTTGTGGTCTGGGAAGACCTACGCCCCCTCCTGGTGGTCTTGGGGACGTACAGGCTGTCCTCGGACTCGGAGGATGGCGACGAGCTGGAATCGCTCCCGGCGGTGGAGGGCGTGTGCGTTTCCGCTTCTGTCTGAGGCGGTGCCTGCCGAGCGTCGTCGGGCTTGGGCTTGAAGGGCGTGACGTGGACCGCCTCCTCGCAGTCAAAGTCAAACGTGTCGCTGAAGCCCAGCGAGGTGTTGGGGTTGTTTGCTGGAGGCGGCACTTTGGACCGCGTGGCCGAGCGGTCCCGACTCTTGGAGCGGGTCCTGGGTTTGGGGTTGTCCCATGGCTTCTTCAAAGGGGGACGGCCTCTCTCTGGGGGTTTGACGGTGGAGGGTTCCGGTTTGGGGCGGGGCTGTTGGCGGCCTCGCTTCCTGCCAGGCTGCTGCGTCTTTCTCATTGGCTGGACCGTTTCCGGGACATCAGGGTGAGAATCTTGAGTGTTGACATCCTGCTTTggatcttcaccacttggaggcGCTGCTGCCGAGTCCAACTCACAGACGGGCTGCCACTCTCGCACACGCTCAGACCTCCTCCCGCTCTTTCCTCCTGCACGTCGCTGTCTCACGGCCACCGTTGGCGGCAAAACCAAAAGCTGCTCACGGTCAGGCTGGACATGCTCTGCGAAGATAAACACTGCATAATTATTCACGTACGGCGTTAAACACCACAGAGTCACCCGCACACAATAAGTGCCAGTCCTCAATTATCCAACAGCTGTTCAATATTCAACTGTGTTTACTGGATCTCatcaaatagtggcctccgcTCAAATTGACACCCTCTCCGAGTACTTCAATAAATAAACACCACACCTCCCTTTTGGgaaaaactccacaaaaaagGGGGGTGGTGCCACGAGGGCACACACCAGCAGAGACATAGCGGCATCTGTAAAGCCGGTGTTGGCGAGGTGCTCCGCCTTTCACTAGTAACTCCAAAATAACACATCTACTTGTACGAATAACACCATTGGAAATACTTTTAACAAGTAAACAATCAACACTTCAAACAGAAATGTACCCTTCACTGAATTATACAAGGTGCGACAAAAGGAGGGTTACATTTACTTCCTCATCTGTTTCACCTTAACAGTGAAGTAAATGGAACCCTCCTTTTGGCCCACTCTGTATTTATTAGAAGTATTTAATTTTAAAGAATGACTTAAAACACTTTTATTCTAAGTTTATTAacaattttattcaaaaaaatgtaattaaaataataacttgatcaacatttacacatttttggaaaaaaatcataattacgtaaagcgatttttaaaaataagtttaACAATAATTgtactaaaaaaatgtaataaaaat
The DNA window shown above is from Dunckerocampus dactyliophorus isolate RoL2022-P2 chromosome 20, RoL_Ddac_1.1, whole genome shotgun sequence and carries:
- the sgo1 gene encoding shugoshin 1, whose product is MERERTQKKSYERRLEDIKEKRNKRLARAAALSRGRCRLLNKNSGIRNHASILEGVQQNNKALALALQAEKDKVRQASDVILQQKHELHKLLFHCVLLRHKLKEQEASSPQTKEANLPVEAHTVSPRRKRNSGIKTALCDISTFCSEHVQPDREQLLVLPPTVAVRQRRAGGKSGRRSERVREWQPVCELDSAAAPPSGEDPKQDVNTQDSHPDVPETVQPMRKTQQPGRKRGRQQPRPKPEPSTVKPPERGRPPLKKPWDNPKPRTRSKSRDRSATRSKVPPPANNPNTSLGFSDTFDFDCEEAVHVTPFKPKPDDARQAPPQTEAETHTPSTAGSDSSSSPSSESEDSLYVPKTTRRGRRSSQTTKTIATRSGRPSKKDGRLTTPAEFLLEEPLRQEVDEVTFPAVSPLREAHMRIDNVLSNFGDSPCDATLPSPPPLPTQTPQRAKKRVLGVRTAGRGLSLCDVTNISSSAYGNVRCSTPVPARKRRRTMVVDYKEPSLHAKLRRGDKFTDTQFLSSPVFKQKKERRMSRTSLKFEKYKSFVGCR